One window of the Eucalyptus grandis isolate ANBG69807.140 chromosome 8, ASM1654582v1, whole genome shotgun sequence genome contains the following:
- the LOC104456166 gene encoding polygalacturonase, whose translation MAELIFNTSLNYLILALGIFMLLSESPSPANAASVQYNVVSLGAKADGKTDSSKAFLSAWVLACGSTSAATVYVPQGRFLVQSASFNGPCKNSAITVRIDGTLVAPSNYNLNGNTGNWIILSHVTGVSVIGGTLDGQGKGLWACKLSRKSCPSGATNLEISNSQNVLVSGLSSLNSQMFHIVINACQNVKMQGVKVSASGTSPNTDGIHIGASTGVTILNSKIGTGDDCVSIGPGSNNLWIENIACGPGHGISIGSLGKDQQEDGVQNVTVKTVTFTGTQNGVRIKSWARSSNSFARNILFQHATMNNVQNPIIIDQNYCPDSGCPSQASGVRVSDVTYQDIHGTSATEVAVKFDCSSKYPCTGIRMQDVKLTYLNQVATASCAHAGGAASGTEQPASCL comes from the exons ATGGCCGAACTCATCTTCAACACTTCTCTGAATTATCTGATACTTGCCCTCGGCATTTTCATGTTGTTGTCCGAATCGCCTTCACCGGCAAATGCAGCTTCAGTTCAGTACAACGTGGTCTCTCTCGGTGCGAAGGCCGATGGCAAGACTGACTCCAGCAAGGCCTTTCTGAGCGCATGGGTGTTAGCCTGCGGGTCGACAAGTGCCGCCACCGTCTACGTCCCACAGGGCCGTTTCTTGGTGCAGTCTGCCTCCTTCAACGGGCCATGCAAGAACTCGGCCATCACAGTGCGCATTGACGGCACCCTCGTCGCACCTTCCAACTACAACTTGAATGGGAATACGGGGAACTGGATCATTCTCAGTCACGTAACGGGGGTATCCGTGATTGGGGGAACCCTTGACGGACAAGGCAAGGGCCTCTGGGCTTGCAAGCTCTCCCGCAAGAGCTGCCCTAGCGGCGCAACG AACTTGGAAATCAGCAATTCCCAAAACGTATTGGTGAGCGGACTCAGCTCCCTCAACAGCCAGATGTTCCACATCGTCATCAACGCCTGCCAGAACGTGAAGATGCAAGGCGTGAAGGTGTCGGCCTCGGGGACCAGCCCCAACACCGATGGTATTCACATTGGTGCCTCCACTGGCGTCACCATCCTCAACTCCAAGATCGGGACAGGCGATGATTGTGTCTCCATTGGCCCCGGCAGCAACAATCTTTGGATTGAAAACATCGCTTGCGGACCTGGACATGGCATCAG CATTGGGAGCCTGGGCAAGGATCAACAAGAGGACGGTGTACAAAACGTGACGGTTAAGACGGTCACGTTCACCGGAACGCAAAATGGAGTGAGGATCAAGTCGTGGGCCAGGTCAAGCAACAGCTTCGCCAGGAACATCCTCTTCCAACACGCCACCATGAACAATGTCCAAAACCCGATCATCATCGATCAGAATTACTGCCCCGACTCTGGTTGCCCTTCTCAG GCTTCAGGTGTTAGAGTGAGCGACGTGACGTATCAAGACATCCATGGGACATCCGCGACCGAGGTGGCTGTGAAGTTTGACTGCAGCTCAAAGTACCCGTGCACCGGAATAAGGATGCAAGACGTGAAGCTGACCTACCTGAACCAAGTGGCCACAGCATCTTGTGCCCATGCTGGTGGCGCAGCTTCCGGCACGGAACAGCCCGCCAGTTGCTTGTAA